A window of the Bacillus andreraoultii genome harbors these coding sequences:
- a CDS encoding Na+/H+ antiporter subunit E, whose amino-acid sequence MPIQVLINLFIAGLWMFLQNETSLLTFFSGYFVGLFILFCLRRFFDQPFYPFTIIAIGKLLLIFIYELIVSSFFVMKHVLRPKIHIQPGIFRVETDLKGDLEVTLLSLLICLTPGSVVMEVSPDSKFLYIHALHIPESKQAVLKSKVSFEKAIKDVTRK is encoded by the coding sequence TTATTGCTGGTCTTTGGATGTTTCTCCAAAATGAAACTAGTTTGCTAACGTTTTTTAGCGGTTATTTTGTCGGGTTATTCATTTTATTTTGTTTACGCCGCTTTTTTGATCAACCATTTTATCCTTTTACAATTATTGCCATTGGAAAATTACTACTCATATTTATATATGAATTAATTGTATCTAGTTTTTTTGTCATGAAACATGTGTTACGTCCAAAAATTCATATTCAACCTGGAATTTTCCGTGTGGAGACGGATTTAAAAGGGGATCTTGAAGTTACCTTACTATCCTTACTTATTTGTTTAACTCCTGGTTCAGTTGTAATGGAAGTTTCTCCAGATTCGAAATTTCTTTATATTCACGCCCTCCATATACCAGAGTCAAAACAGGCAGTATTAAAATCAAAAGTAAGTTTTGAAAAAGCGATAAAGGATGTGACGAGAAAATGA
- a CDS encoding Na(+)/H(+) antiporter subunit F1, producing MTFEIIMIISICLLIMSILANIYRVVKGPTSPDRVQALDSIGINLIASIAVFSVLLHTHAFFDLILLIGILSFVGTVAFARFLESGVVIVRKR from the coding sequence ATGACGTTTGAAATTATTATGATAATCTCCATATGTTTATTAATTATGTCAATCTTAGCGAATATTTATCGGGTTGTAAAAGGCCCGACAAGTCCAGACCGTGTTCAAGCCCTCGACTCGATTGGAATCAATTTAATTGCAAGTATTGCTGTATTTTCCGTTTTATTGCATACACATGCTTTCTTTGATTTAATTTTATTAATTGGTATTTTGTCATTTGTAGGAACGGTTGCGTTTGCGAGATTTTTAGAAAGTGGTGTTGTCATTGTCCGGAAGCGATGA
- a CDS encoding Na+/H+ antiporter subunit G: MSGSDEILAAIFILVGSVIVFISAIGMIRLPDVYTRSHAASKSSTLGVLSTLVGTLLYFVLADGYFSIRLILGIFFVFLTAPVAAHVISRSAYRKGVPLTDESIEDDLKAYFEQKEN; this comes from the coding sequence TTGTCCGGAAGCGATGAGATTTTAGCTGCGATATTTATATTGGTCGGCTCAGTGATTGTTTTTATTAGTGCGATTGGTATGATTCGATTGCCAGATGTTTATACACGTTCCCATGCTGCATCAAAAAGTTCTACGCTAGGTGTGTTAAGCACATTAGTTGGAACGTTATTATATTTTGTTTTGGCCGATGGGTATTTTAGTATTCGGTTAATATTAGGAATTTTTTTCGTCTTTTTAACCGCTCCGGTAGCTGCTCATGTTATCTCCCGTTCCGCCTATCGAAAGGGTGTCCCCCTTACAGACGAATCAATAGAAGATGATCTAAAAGCATACTTTGAGCAAAAAGAAAACTAA
- a CDS encoding ABC transporter permease encodes MTLSAVLDASEMGVIFAIMALGVYISFRILNFADLTVDGSFVTGGAVAAVMIVNGVSPILASLAALVAGFLAGCLTGILHTKGKINDLLSGILMMLALYSINLRIMGLTLDSGVSRPNIPLLNSETIFTQVQAFFTRFGLTEYGVLISMVILTFIFKFVTDYFLKTEIGLSLRATGDNKRMIRSFSANTDGVIILGLGISNGFVAFSGALIAQYNQFSDVGMGIGMIVVGLASIIIGEAIFGKKTIARTTLAVVFGAIIYRIFITLALNQGILDASDQKFVTAIIVILALVFPKMLEKRREKKRKAKHQLSAKLNGKAREEGESIA; translated from the coding sequence ATGACTTTATCTGCTGTACTCGATGCATCGGAAATGGGAGTAATATTTGCCATCATGGCTCTTGGAGTATACATTTCATTTCGCATACTTAACTTTGCGGACTTAACCGTTGATGGTAGTTTTGTGACAGGTGGTGCGGTCGCGGCAGTTATGATTGTTAATGGTGTATCACCGATTTTAGCTTCACTTGCAGCACTCGTTGCTGGGTTTCTTGCAGGATGTTTAACGGGTATTCTTCATACAAAAGGGAAAATTAATGACCTTCTTTCGGGGATTTTAATGATGTTGGCTCTTTATTCAATCAATCTTAGAATTATGGGATTAACATTAGATAGTGGTGTCTCCAGGCCAAATATACCATTATTAAACTCCGAAACTATTTTTACTCAAGTTCAGGCTTTTTTTACGAGGTTTGGGCTTACTGAGTACGGTGTCCTTATTTCTATGGTAATTCTCACGTTTATATTTAAATTTGTTACAGACTATTTTCTTAAGACGGAAATTGGTTTGTCGCTTCGGGCAACCGGTGATAATAAACGAATGATTCGTAGTTTCTCAGCAAATACAGATGGGGTCATTATACTCGGACTTGGCATTTCAAATGGATTTGTCGCCTTTTCAGGAGCATTAATAGCCCAATATAACCAGTTTTCTGATGTTGGTATGGGGATTGGGATGATTGTTGTTGGTTTAGCGTCCATTATTATTGGCGAGGCAATCTTTGGTAAAAAGACAATTGCTCGCACAACATTAGCTGTTGTTTTTGGCGCTATTATTTACAGAATATTCATTACACTGGCGTTGAATCAAGGAATCCTTGACGCGAGTGATCAAAAGTTCGTTACAGCGATTATCGTTATTTTAGCATTAGTTTTTCCGAAGATGCTTGAAAAAAGACGGGAGAAAAAGCGGAAGGCGAAACATCAACTAAGTGCAAAGTTAAATGGAAAAGCACGTGAGGAAGGTGAGTCCATTGCTTGA
- a CDS encoding ABC transporter ATP-binding protein: MLELININKLFNEGTLDEKIALNNIHLTLNKGDFVTIIGSNGAGKSTLMNIISGVLTPDTGTVSIHGRNVTTVPEYKRSKLIGRVFQDPMAGTAPSMTIEENLALAYSRNKKRTLTLGVTKKRREFFRESLASLNLGLEDRLNAKIGLLSGGERQAISLLMATFTEPDILLLDEHTAALDPNRAQLITNLTKKIVAQYGLTTLMVTHNMQQALDLGNRLIMMDAGQVILDIDEKKKRQLTIDDLLNEFQRIRGEKLSSDRTLLA; the protein is encoded by the coding sequence TTGCTTGAATTAATAAACATAAATAAACTATTTAATGAAGGTACTTTAGACGAAAAAATAGCTCTAAATAACATTCATCTAACGTTGAATAAAGGCGATTTTGTTACCATTATTGGAAGTAATGGAGCTGGAAAATCGACGTTAATGAATATTATTTCAGGTGTATTAACTCCAGATACAGGAACCGTATCTATCCATGGCAGGAATGTAACGACTGTTCCAGAATATAAACGATCAAAGTTAATCGGACGTGTTTTCCAAGACCCGATGGCAGGAACAGCTCCATCAATGACGATTGAAGAAAACTTGGCTTTAGCGTATTCACGGAATAAAAAGCGGACACTCACTCTCGGGGTGACAAAAAAACGACGGGAATTTTTTCGGGAATCGTTGGCCTCTCTTAATTTAGGACTAGAGGATCGCTTGAATGCAAAAATTGGTTTATTATCAGGTGGAGAGCGGCAAGCCATCTCGCTTCTTATGGCAACGTTTACTGAACCGGATATATTGTTGCTTGATGAACATACTGCCGCCCTCGATCCGAACCGAGCCCAATTAATTACGAATTTAACGAAAAAAATCGTTGCCCAGTACGGTTTAACGACATTAATGGTTACCCACAATATGCAACAGGCCCTCGATTTAGGGAACCGACTCATAATGATGGATGCAGGGCAAGTGATTTTAGATATTGATGAAAAGAAGAAAAGACAACTTACGATTGACGATTTACTAAATGAATTCCAACGCATCCGTGGAGAAAAATTATCATCAGACCGAACATTACTAGCATAG
- a CDS encoding TasA family protein, with amino-acid sequence MGIKKKLGLGVASAALGLALIGGGTFAYFSDTAKQTSTFTSGIVDLNVAPPQLITLDKFKPGDHITKTFKLKNDGNIDMKKITLKTEYTVKRNGQPVENPLANKYAENIIVQFLNNTGGDKDYQIIDEKSLLELRNMTPEDLARELEWKWSLKPFPGHYAPVDGLKVNNTADFNVKFLFKETNKNQNDLQNLTLDLTWTFEGYQVDGGKR; translated from the coding sequence TTGGGTATTAAAAAGAAATTAGGTTTAGGAGTAGCTTCAGCAGCATTAGGATTAGCATTAATCGGTGGGGGAACGTTTGCGTATTTTAGTGATACAGCAAAACAAACGAGTACATTTACATCAGGAATAGTTGATCTGAATGTTGCACCACCACAATTAATAACTTTAGACAAATTCAAACCGGGTGATCATATTACTAAGACTTTTAAACTTAAAAATGACGGGAACATTGATATGAAAAAAATTACCCTTAAAACTGAATACACGGTTAAAAGAAATGGTCAACCAGTTGAAAATCCACTTGCAAATAAATATGCAGAAAATATTATTGTACAATTTTTAAATAATACAGGAGGAGATAAAGATTATCAAATTATTGATGAAAAATCATTACTAGAACTGAGAAATATGACACCAGAGGATTTAGCTAGAGAATTAGAATGGAAGTGGAGTTTAAAACCTTTTCCTGGTCATTATGCACCAGTTGATGGACTGAAAGTAAATAATACAGCAGATTTTAATGTTAAGTTTTTATTCAAAGAAACGAATAAGAATCAAAATGATTTACAGAACTTAACATTAGATCTTACTTGGACATTTGAAGGTTACCAAGTTGACGGAGGAAAAAGATAA
- the sipW gene encoding signal peptidase I SipW: protein MEENQKTNQHTDLEENVVTSFEPHGGNEIVEEKNELAANAPENPQATHSDEQSETIIKKDKNVVYDSTIQITKRRKDQEKVKETKQKSVGKVILIWVNNLVTTILIILLLSVAALVVSSKISGGEPQVFGYQIKTVLSGSMEPEIKTGSIIITKQGGDMIRFKKDDVITFMEEDERLVTHRVVEVIKSGEQVMYRTKGDNNKEADMNPVLSNNVVAEYTGVTIPYVGYAAEFASSKNGIIALVIFPGVILVLYSVFSIWKTIKQIERQYANSNQTIK, encoded by the coding sequence ATGGAAGAAAATCAAAAAACAAATCAACATACGGATCTAGAGGAAAATGTAGTTACATCTTTTGAACCGCATGGGGGTAATGAAATAGTAGAAGAGAAGAATGAACTAGCAGCAAATGCTCCTGAAAATCCGCAAGCAACGCATTCAGATGAACAATCAGAAACGATCATAAAAAAAGATAAAAATGTAGTATATGATTCCACTATACAGATAACAAAACGAAGAAAAGATCAAGAAAAAGTAAAAGAAACGAAACAAAAATCTGTTGGAAAAGTCATTTTGATATGGGTTAACAATCTTGTTACGACAATACTTATTATTTTACTCCTTTCTGTTGCAGCTCTTGTCGTATCTTCTAAAATTTCTGGAGGCGAACCTCAAGTTTTTGGGTATCAAATAAAAACCGTCCTATCGGGATCGATGGAGCCTGAGATTAAGACTGGTTCAATTATTATTACTAAACAAGGTGGTGATATGATAAGATTCAAAAAAGATGATGTTATTACTTTTATGGAAGAAGATGAAAGATTAGTAACCCATAGAGTTGTAGAAGTGATTAAAAGTGGAGAACAAGTGATGTACCGAACAAAAGGGGATAATAATAAAGAAGCTGATATGAATCCGGTACTGTCCAATAATGTAGTGGCTGAATATACAGGGGTGACCATACCTTACGTCGGTTACGCAGCTGAATTTGCTTCATCAAAAAATGGAATCATAGCTCTCGTTATTTTTCCAGGTGTGATTCTTGTACTCTATTCTGTTTTTTCTATTTGGAAAACAATTAAGCAAATTGAACGACAATATGCAAATTCCAATCAAACGATAAAATAG
- a CDS encoding LPXTG cell wall anchor domain-containing protein, whose protein sequence is MRYREILLIVVLSVVIILLFPLQMNAKENDKLVKDPDRSLFNLSNMKPGDYASRKLTIQNRGNEDFTYNMKAQFTKGSKELFNEFTLVVEDSSGTLYEGKLKEFTHAAARNLKAKHEEDLLFTVTFPETLGNEFQSLTFEMALLFYVEGKAEAPGSSVNDNPNEQEDPIIKPVRPITDSTSPPKADQILPSTGTTYFNIAMIGALFILLGGIVFLKKRK, encoded by the coding sequence TTGCGTTATAGGGAAATATTATTGATTGTAGTTTTATCCGTTGTCATCATCCTCCTTTTTCCGTTGCAAATGAACGCAAAAGAAAATGATAAATTGGTCAAGGATCCAGACCGTTCTTTATTTAATTTATCAAACATGAAGCCAGGTGATTATGCCTCAAGAAAGTTAACCATCCAAAATCGTGGAAATGAAGATTTTACGTATAATATGAAGGCCCAGTTTACAAAGGGATCAAAAGAATTATTTAATGAATTTACACTAGTGGTAGAGGATTCAAGCGGAACACTTTATGAGGGAAAGTTAAAAGAATTTACACATGCAGCGGCTCGTAATTTAAAAGCAAAACATGAAGAAGATTTGTTGTTTACAGTTACATTTCCTGAAACACTTGGAAACGAATTCCAAAGCTTAACATTTGAAATGGCACTTTTATTTTATGTCGAAGGAAAAGCCGAAGCTCCAGGTTCTAGTGTAAATGACAATCCGAACGAACAGGAAGATCCAATAATAAAACCTGTGCGACCAATTACAGATTCAACCTCACCACCAAAAGCCGACCAAATCTTACCATCAACAGGAACAACTTATTTCAACATTGCAATGATTGGAGCACTATTTATTTTACTAGGAGGTATTGTATTTTTAAAAAAAAGGAAATAA